From Temnothorax longispinosus isolate EJ_2023e chromosome 3, Tlon_JGU_v1, whole genome shotgun sequence, one genomic window encodes:
- the LOC139810622 gene encoding leukotriene A-4 hydrolase-like has protein sequence MDILSTNNDPYSCALPELARVTHTHLELKVDFDQKVLEGKAILNIVKKYENCEKGTIFLDSCNLDIIKVTDSNTGLPLCYDIGLNCSCGNIFKIELPGKHVLLHKIEIEYRTSEHSHALIWLTPEQTADGKHPFLLSNTKYTYARAMFPCQDTPSVKTTYSAEISTPKDFRVIMSAKLRNIIHTQDQIVYEFFQRSLTPAYGVVIAVGSLKAVRNGPRINVYAESKFIDESRTTFDENFERMVEIADELYGLFLDKQNICVLPPTISPKYFTIQCRNMIFVSPSLLRGDISLISSLAQQIAHLWTEHFVVNYDHMWLSKSIGMFIYKKFINRMPINGKTKEFLLMKMDRKLVKRIEGYKDIDILQNLIPRLGNISPNYLMERVPYEVGCMLLEKLQHELGGPLIFDRYLKLYLYTFLHRSINTQDWIRHLTDYCTNFCPTNKMVTSFDWSIYFFYTEPLIPDISITALETACFNLAEEWIRSDDNAKNIPRKFIEVTSYSDIEKIELLKYLYDSSVGLTVIKMNLMSNFYESHGHTYEIRFRWIRLCIKNRWEPIIDTALNFAIHFCTPKYACSIFEDLYNWKEIRLITIEAYRRNEKKFVHETQEKINSILLN, from the exons ATGGATATTCTTTCAACAAATAATGATCCATACAGCTGTGCGCTACCAg AACTTGCGCGTGTAACCCATACCCATTTAGAGTTGAAAGTGGATTTTGATCAAAAAGTTCTTGAAGGGAAAgcgattttaaatatagtaaaaaaatatgaaaattgtgaaaaagGGACTATT TTTCTGGATAGCTGCAatcttgatataataaaagtcaCAGATTCTAATACTGGGTTACCGTTATGTTATGATATTGGACTTAATTGTTCTTgcggaaatatatttaagatagAGTTGCCAGGAAAACatgtattattacataaaatagagATTGAATACAGAACAAGTGAACATTCACATGCACTAATTTGGCTAACACCTGAGCAAACTGCCGATGGCAAACATCCTTTCCTATTGTCTAACACTAAG TATACATATGCAAGAGCCATGTTCCCATGCCAAGACACACCGTCTGTCAAGACTACGTATTCAGCTgag ATTTCAACACCAAAGGATTTTAGAGTTATAATGTCCGCAAagttgagaaatataattcacACTCAAGACCAAATCGTGTATGAATTCTTTCAAAGGAGTCTAACACCGGCTTACGGGGTAGTTATTGCTGTGGGATCACTAAAGGCGGTGAGAAATGGTCCAAGAATCAATGTGTATGCTGAATCCAAATTTATCGATGAAAGCCGCACGACGTTTGATGAGAATTTTGAAAGAATGGTGGAGATTGCCGATGAGTTGTATGGATTGTTTTTGG ataaacaaaatatatgcgTGCTTCCACCAACTATCTCACCCAAGTATTTCACAATACAATGTCGAAACATGATATTTGTATCGCCATCCTTACTTCGCGGAGATATCTCTTTGATCAGTTCACTTGCTCAGCAAATCGCACACTTATGGACCGAGCATTTTGTTGTAAATTATGATCATATGTGGTTGAGTAAGAGTATCGGTatgtttatttacaaaaaatttataaaccgCATGCCGATTAATGGGAAAACAAAGGAGTTTTTACTAATGAAAATGGACCGCAAATTGGTAAAAAGG ATTGAAGGATACAAGGATAtcgatatattacaaaatttaatacccAGATTGGGAAATATTTCACCTAATTATCTCATGGAACGTGTGCCTTATGAAGTGGGATGTATGCTCTTGGAAAAGTTACAGCATGAATTAGGAGGACCATTGATATTCGACAGatatcttaaattatatttgtatacttttCTACACAGAAGTATAAACACGCAAGATTGGATAAGACACTTGACTGATTACTGTACTAATTTTTGTCCGACAAACAAG ATGGTAACTTCTTTTGATTGGAgcatatactttttttacacAGAACCACTTATTCCAGACATTTCAATAACCGCGTTGGAAACAGCATGTTTCAATTTAGCGGAAGAATGGATAAGATCTGATGATAATGCCAAAAATATACCTCGTAAATTTATAGAAGTAACATCTTATTCTGATATTgagaaaatagaattattaaaatacctaTATGATTCGTCTGTCGGCCTGACCGTGATCAAGATGAatttaatgtcaaatttttatgaGTCTCATGGCCACACTTATGAAATAcg GTTCCGTTGGATACGTTTGTGTATCAAAAATCGATGGGAACCTATAATTGATACTGCCTTGAATTTCGCCATTCACTTTTGTACGCCAAAGTATGCGTGTTCTATATTTGAAGATTTATACAACTGGAAAGAAATACGTCTAATAACGATCGAAGCATATAGACGCAACGAGAAAAAGTTCGTTCATGAAACacaggaaaaaataaattcaattctgCTAAATTGA
- the LOC139809833 gene encoding polyadenylate-binding protein 4-like — MNPGAPNYPMASLYVGNLHTDITEAMLFEKFSTAGPVLSIRVCRDMITRRSLGYAYVNFQQPADAERALDTMNFDNIKGRPIRIMWSQRDPSLRKSGVGNVFIKNLDKNIDNKAMYDTFSAFGNILSCKVTQDESGASKGYGFVHFETEEAANKSIEKVNGMLLNGKKVYVGKFIPRKERQKELGEKAKLFTNVYVKNFGEDMSDDKLKDMFEKYGTITSHKVMIKDDGKSRGFGFVAFEDPNSAEQAVMELNGKEIAEGKLMYVGRAQKKAERQQELKRKFEQLKIERLNRYQGVNLYVKNLDDTIDDERLRKEFTPFGTITSAKVMMEEGRSKGFGFVCFSQPEEATKAVTEMNGRIVGSKPLYVALAQRKEDRKAHLASQYMQRMANMRMQQMGQIFHQPGNTSSYFVPTLPQPQRFYGPAQMAQIRATPRWPAQPNQVRPNAQTGNSGFASMQAAPFRAAPRAPAAQAGALRNNMSARPITGLQAVGGANMQSRSLTGPAVGVSPGQSRPTNYKYTANMRNPPQAAMAPFAPNPTAQPAVHIQGQEPLTASMLAAAPPQEQKQMLGERLFPLIQHMHPQLTGKITGMLLEIDNSELLHMLEHKESLKAKVEEAVAVLQAHQAKQAVAPKKE; from the exons ATGAATCCTGGAGCGCCCAACTACCCCATGGCCTCGCTCTACGTGGGCAACCTGCACACCGACATCACCGAGGCGATGCTGTTCGAGAAGTTCTCGACGGCCGGGCCCGTGCTGTCGATACGCGTATGCCGCGACATGATTACCCGCCGCTCGCTCGGCTACGCATATGTCAACTTCCAGCAGCCGGCCGATg cCGAACGCGCCCTTGATACCATGAATTTTGACAATATAAAAGGGCGGCCTATTCGGATCATGTGGTCCCAGCGCGATCCCTCCCTACGCAAGTCTGGTGTCggaaatgtatttattaaaaatctggATAAGAACATAGACAATAAGGCGATGTACGATACATTTTCCGCGTTCGGGAATATATTGAGCTGCAAGGTAACGCAAGACGAATCGGGCGCGTCGAAGGGTTACGGTTTTGTCCATTTCGAAACGGAGGAAGCAGCCAACAAATCTATTGAGAAGGTCAACGGAATGTTGCTAAATGGCAAGAAG GTGTACGTTGGCAAATTCATTCCGCGTAAGGAACGCCAGAAGGAATTAGGCGAAAAGGCCAAACTGTTCACGAATGTTTACGTGAAGAACTTCGGCGAGGATATGTCCGACGACAAGCTGAAAGATATGTTTGAGAAGTATGGGACAATTACGAGTCATAAAGTAATGATCAAGGACGACGGCAAGTCACGTGGGTTTGGATTTGTCGCATTTGAGGATCCCAACTCTGCCGAGCAAGCGGTGATGGAATTAAACGGCAAGGAGATTGCCGAGGGTAAGCTCATGTATGTTGGGCGGGCACAGAAGAAAGCCGAGCGCCAGCAAGAGCTTAAACGTAAATTCGAGCAGCTGAAGATCGAGCGTCTGAATCGTTATCAAGGCGTGAATTTATACGTGAAGAATCTGGACGACACGATCGACGATGAGCGCCTGCGAAAAGAATTTACTCCATTTGGCACGATCACGTCTGCAAAGGTGATGATGGAGGAAGGACGTAGCAAGGGATTCGGCTTTGTGTGTTTCTCACAGCCGGAGGAAGCTACTAAGGCAGTTACCGAGATGAACGGACGCATCGTCGGTTCCAAGCCTCTCTATGTCGCTTTGGCGCAGCGTAAGGAGGATCGTAAAGCACATCTCGCTTCTCAGTACATGCAGCGCATGGCAAATATGCGCATGCAGCAGATGGGTCAGATATTCCATCAGCCCGGTAATACCAGCAGTTACTTCGTACCTACCCTGCCGCAGCCGCAGCGATTCTATGGACCAGCGCAGATGGCGCAGATCCGCGCTACTCCACGCTGGCCGGCGCAACCGAATCAAGTGCGACCGAACGCGCAGACCGGCAACTCCGGATTCGCGTCGATGCAAGCTGCACCATTCCGAGCGGCACCGCGCGCTCCTGCTGCACAGGCTGGCGCCTTGCGTAACAACATGTCCGCTAGACCTATCACAG GTCTACAAGCAGTTGGCGGCGCCAATATGCAAAGCCGTTCCTTGACCGGACCAGCCGTTGGCGTCTCGCCTGGTCAAAGCCGTCCAACGAATTACAAGTACACGGCAAATATGCGCAACCCGCCGCAAGCAGCCATGGCTCCATTCGCGCCGAATCCTACTGCACAGCCTGCGGTTCACATTCAGGGCCAGGAACCGCTCACCGCGTCGATGTTAGCCGCGGCGCCGCCACAGGAGCAAAAGCAGATGCTTGGAGAACGCTTATTCCCTCTGATTCAACATATGCATCCGCAACTGACTGGCAAGATCACTGGTATGCTGTTGGAGATTGACAACAGCGAGCTGCTTCACATGCTGGAGCACAAGGAATCGCTGAAGGCTAAAGTCGAGGAAGCCGTGGCCGTATTGCAGGCCCATCAGGCCAAGCAAGCCGTTGCACCGAAAAAGGAATAA
- the LOC139809834 gene encoding polyadenylate-binding protein 4-like isoform X1, producing MNPGAPNYPMASLYVGDLHTDITEAMLFEKFSSAGPVLSIRVCRDMITRRSLGYAYVNFQQPADAERALDTMNFDMIKGRPIRIMWSQRDPSLRKSGVGNVFIKNLDKNIDNKAMYDTFSAFGNILSCKVAQDETGASKGYGFVHFETEEAANKSIDKVNGMLLNGKKVYVGKFIPRKEREKELGEKAKLFTNVYVKNFGEDMNDEKLKEMFEQYGTITSHKVMSKDDGKSRGFGFVAFEDPDAAEQAVMELNGKEIAEGKFMYVGRAQKKAERQQELKRKFEQLKIERLNRYQGVNLYVKNLDDTIDDERLRKEFMPFGTITSAKVMMEEGRSKGFGFVCFSQPEEATKAVTEMNGRIVGSKPLYVALAQRKEDRKAHLASQYMQRMANVRMQQMGQIFQPSNAGSYFVPTLPQPQRFYGPAQMAQIRATPRWPAQPNQVRPNAQTGTSGFASMQAAPFRAAPRAPAAQATLRNSMSARPITGQQTIGGANMQNRSMTGPAVGVSPGQSRPSNYKYTANMRNPPQVAMTLPAPSGPSVQQAVHIQGQEPLTASMLAAAPPQEQKQMLGERLFPLIQCMYPQLTGKITGMLLEIDNSELLHMLEHSESLKAKVEEAVAVLQAHQAKQAVAPKKE from the exons ATGAATCCTGGTGCGCCCAACTACCCCATGGCCTCGCTCTACGTGGGCGACCTGCACACCGACATCACCGAGGCGATGCTGTTCGAGAAGTTCTCGTCGGCCGGGCCCGTGCTGTCGATACGCGTATGCCGCGACATGATTACCCGCCGCTCGCTCGGCTATGCATATGTCAACTTCCAGCAACCGGCTGATG CCGAACGCGCCCTTGATACCATGAATTTCGACATGATAAAAGGGCGGCCTATTCGGATCATGTGGTCGCAGCGCGATCCCTCCCTACGCAAGTCGGGCGTCggaaatgtatttattaaaaacctAGACAAAAACATAGACAATAAAGCGATGTACGACACATTTTCCGCGTTCGGGAATATATTGAGCTGCAAGGTTGCGCAAGATGAAACGGGCGCGTCGAAGGGTTATGGCTTTGTACATTTTGAAACGGAGGAAGCGGCTAATAAATCTATCGACAAAGTTAACGGAATGTTGCTAAATGGCAAGAAG GTGTACGTTGGCAAATTCATCCCGCGTAAGGAACGCGAGAAAGAGTTGGGCGAGAAGGCCAAACTGTTCACGAACGTCTACGTGAAGAACTTCGGCGAGGATATGAACGATGAAAAGCTGAAGGAGATGTTCGAGCAGTACGGGACCATCACAAGCCACAAGGTGATGAGTAAGGACGACGGCAAATCACGTGGGTTCGGATTTGTCGCTTTCGAGGACCCGGACGCTGCCGAGCAGGCGGTGATGGAACTGAACGGCAAGGAGATTGCCGAAGGCAAGTTTATGTACGTCGGGCGGGCTCAGAAGAAAGCCGAGCGCCAGCAGGAGCTTAAACGGAAATTCGAGCAGCTGAAGATCGAGCGTCTGAATCGTTATCAAGGCGTGAATTTATACGTAAAGAATCTGGACGACACGATCGACGATGAGCGTCTGCGGAAAGAATTTATGCCGTTTGGCACGATCACGTCTGCGAAAGTGATGATGGAGGAAGGACGTAGCAAGGGTTTCGGCTTCGTGTGCTTCTCACAGCCGGAGGAAGCTACTAAGGCAGTTACCGAGATGAACGGACGCATCGTAGGTTCCAAGCCTCTCTATGTCGCTTTGGCGCAGCGTAAGGAGGATCGTAAAGCACATCTCGCCTCTCAGTACATGCAGCGCATGGCGAACGTGCGCATGCAGCAGATGGGTCAGATATTCCAACCCAGTAATGCCGGCAGTTACTTCGTGCCTACGCTGCCACAGCCGCAGCGATTCTATGGACCTGCTCAAATGGCGCAGATCCGCGCGACACCGCGCTGGCCGGCCCAACCGAATCAAGTACGACCGAACGCTCAGACTGGCACCTCCGGGTTCGCGTCGATGCAAGCTGCACCGTTCCGTGCGGCGCCGCGCGCTCCTGCCGCACAAGCTACCCTGCGTAACAGCATGTCCGCCAGACCTATCACAG GTCAACAAACGATTGGTGGCGCCAACATGCAAAATCGTTCCATGACTGGACCAGCCGTTGGCGTCTCGCCCGGTCAGAGCCGTCCGTCGAACTACAAGTACACCGCAAATATGCGCAATCCGCCGCAGGTGGCCATGACTCTACCTGCACCGAGTGGTCCTTCTGTGCAGCAGGCGGTTCACATTCAGGGTCAGGAGCCGCTCACCGCGTCGATGCTAGCCGCGGCGCCGCCACAGGAGCAAAAGCAAATGCTAGGGGAACGGTTATTCCCTCTGATCCAATGTATGTATCCACAACTGACTGGCAAGATCACCGGTATGTTGCTAGAGATCGACAACAGCGAGCTGCTTCACATGCTGGAGCACAGCGAGTCCCTGAAGGCCAAGGTCGAGGAAGCCGTGGCCGTATTACAGGCTCATCAGGCCAAGCAAGCGGTCGCGCCGAAAAAGGAATAA
- the LOC139809834 gene encoding polyadenylate-binding protein-like isoform X2 yields METERALDTMNFDMIKGRPIRIMWSQRDPSLRKSGVGNVFIKNLDKNIDNKAMYDTFSAFGNILSCKVAQDETGASKGYGFVHFETEEAANKSIDKVNGMLLNGKKVYVGKFIPRKEREKELGEKAKLFTNVYVKNFGEDMNDEKLKEMFEQYGTITSHKVMSKDDGKSRGFGFVAFEDPDAAEQAVMELNGKEIAEGKFMYVGRAQKKAERQQELKRKFEQLKIERLNRYQGVNLYVKNLDDTIDDERLRKEFMPFGTITSAKVMMEEGRSKGFGFVCFSQPEEATKAVTEMNGRIVGSKPLYVALAQRKEDRKAHLASQYMQRMANVRMQQMGQIFQPSNAGSYFVPTLPQPQRFYGPAQMAQIRATPRWPAQPNQVRPNAQTGTSGFASMQAAPFRAAPRAPAAQATLRNSMSARPITGQQTIGGANMQNRSMTGPAVGVSPGQSRPSNYKYTANMRNPPQVAMTLPAPSGPSVQQAVHIQGQEPLTASMLAAAPPQEQKQMLGERLFPLIQCMYPQLTGKITGMLLEIDNSELLHMLEHSESLKAKVEEAVAVLQAHQAKQAVAPKKE; encoded by the exons ATGGAAA CCGAACGCGCCCTTGATACCATGAATTTCGACATGATAAAAGGGCGGCCTATTCGGATCATGTGGTCGCAGCGCGATCCCTCCCTACGCAAGTCGGGCGTCggaaatgtatttattaaaaacctAGACAAAAACATAGACAATAAAGCGATGTACGACACATTTTCCGCGTTCGGGAATATATTGAGCTGCAAGGTTGCGCAAGATGAAACGGGCGCGTCGAAGGGTTATGGCTTTGTACATTTTGAAACGGAGGAAGCGGCTAATAAATCTATCGACAAAGTTAACGGAATGTTGCTAAATGGCAAGAAG GTGTACGTTGGCAAATTCATCCCGCGTAAGGAACGCGAGAAAGAGTTGGGCGAGAAGGCCAAACTGTTCACGAACGTCTACGTGAAGAACTTCGGCGAGGATATGAACGATGAAAAGCTGAAGGAGATGTTCGAGCAGTACGGGACCATCACAAGCCACAAGGTGATGAGTAAGGACGACGGCAAATCACGTGGGTTCGGATTTGTCGCTTTCGAGGACCCGGACGCTGCCGAGCAGGCGGTGATGGAACTGAACGGCAAGGAGATTGCCGAAGGCAAGTTTATGTACGTCGGGCGGGCTCAGAAGAAAGCCGAGCGCCAGCAGGAGCTTAAACGGAAATTCGAGCAGCTGAAGATCGAGCGTCTGAATCGTTATCAAGGCGTGAATTTATACGTAAAGAATCTGGACGACACGATCGACGATGAGCGTCTGCGGAAAGAATTTATGCCGTTTGGCACGATCACGTCTGCGAAAGTGATGATGGAGGAAGGACGTAGCAAGGGTTTCGGCTTCGTGTGCTTCTCACAGCCGGAGGAAGCTACTAAGGCAGTTACCGAGATGAACGGACGCATCGTAGGTTCCAAGCCTCTCTATGTCGCTTTGGCGCAGCGTAAGGAGGATCGTAAAGCACATCTCGCCTCTCAGTACATGCAGCGCATGGCGAACGTGCGCATGCAGCAGATGGGTCAGATATTCCAACCCAGTAATGCCGGCAGTTACTTCGTGCCTACGCTGCCACAGCCGCAGCGATTCTATGGACCTGCTCAAATGGCGCAGATCCGCGCGACACCGCGCTGGCCGGCCCAACCGAATCAAGTACGACCGAACGCTCAGACTGGCACCTCCGGGTTCGCGTCGATGCAAGCTGCACCGTTCCGTGCGGCGCCGCGCGCTCCTGCCGCACAAGCTACCCTGCGTAACAGCATGTCCGCCAGACCTATCACAG GTCAACAAACGATTGGTGGCGCCAACATGCAAAATCGTTCCATGACTGGACCAGCCGTTGGCGTCTCGCCCGGTCAGAGCCGTCCGTCGAACTACAAGTACACCGCAAATATGCGCAATCCGCCGCAGGTGGCCATGACTCTACCTGCACCGAGTGGTCCTTCTGTGCAGCAGGCGGTTCACATTCAGGGTCAGGAGCCGCTCACCGCGTCGATGCTAGCCGCGGCGCCGCCACAGGAGCAAAAGCAAATGCTAGGGGAACGGTTATTCCCTCTGATCCAATGTATGTATCCACAACTGACTGGCAAGATCACCGGTATGTTGCTAGAGATCGACAACAGCGAGCTGCTTCACATGCTGGAGCACAGCGAGTCCCTGAAGGCCAAGGTCGAGGAAGCCGTGGCCGTATTACAGGCTCATCAGGCCAAGCAAGCGGTCGCGCCGAAAAAGGAATAA
- the Tapas gene encoding tudor domain-containing protein 7 — MDEDEVIKNLRSCLISCKGGIKLDNLRADYRTIAGEPLSFNHFGYSSLEAFVRSIPDITVNRKGGELYVEALPSKTSAHLTKLVSRQKTRRKVRPQPKKWSPPRHARSFPPPAFKSNNFSGRFQPTRSNYVNSPHSFTRSTPEKSNLYTDFSRPIPLMESVVQYPLPLPQNNFKPSFVPLTPPSSPTKRLKDKVTNPCIATVNQSVNNCKTIEDLRFKVLNDNTAASSVINQKPKTVELRPPKLSERLKIISETPIDNYTNGRTSTPTPSIFNVPQVAPPLEAPDSRKELEIYAHVLNLPSPVYKMYSKKEKNSSKITIYASVKVGTHTFHTFPDDAASEEEAEKIAARLALLNLAKESSSPEVTTVDTELMKERILNIITRHPSGVFMHLLPEYYNEQYGEALPFNWEIIIEKCSDINQEKGVGDSMILCRSFPSLKRSESNSTPSKNISENIYPPNEKILLSPIGPAAPDVLPVPETTIWQVCTTHVVNTVEIWVRLGDQNNEFVDMINEMTRHYNQVNEPISPVACVVGDFYAVFEDNYWHRVECTDFNDETGIATVFFIDEGYEEHYKSEVLHPLDKKFCVIPRQAIRVGLQGLKDFCDCTQIVPEIENLLIVDQLFYVKVHSMDTDEYGSYVRMVTFYDTSKDDEDVDINQLLFEKILESMAGAFKMHAGQVTELSVTHIDECGKIYAQLNSLAKTVLNGENMSQMFTNKTMTVNAINFTKMYLVKWNSQWYRARVTDIPGDQEVMVFLIDIGRTILIPRENLFHMDRVSKALQHIPPQAIQIFLHNVDQSKYSKKLITRFRELVSDMDLLLAKVIRITPSGIPVVEIFKRVAPSNMLASINSSLIYDGELSKVNEDANNNTKSKKRLDRKASRTPEAVGKLNPPVISDIGQYFDVHVALVAHPGHFIVQPLNDANELKAMMVDLQNCYEANDNLPLESVGENKLYAGKFRNDWYRVYVTNIISDNEVSVYFCDYGDVTIISRSSLQPLKSKFLKLPYQAVKAKLVGIEPINVDWTVNDCVEFKKLVLEKNFVSVIVESVFDHLSPVNGTMLGLRLIDVSTDKDIYIDRLLVEENRAKYIEGFEGLPP, encoded by the exons ATGGATGAAGACGAAGTTATAAAGAATTTACGCTCATGCCTGATATCGTGCAAGGGCGGTATCAAGTTAGATAATTTAAGAg cgGACTACCGTACGATAGCAGGGGAGCCTTTATCCTTTAATCATTTTGGATATTCTTCTCTTGAAGCTTTTGTACGCAGTATACCAGACATTACGGTAAACAGAAAAGGTGGAGAGCTGTATGTGGAAGCTTTACCTTCCAAGACTTCGGCGCACCTTACAAAATTAGTTTCGCGGCAAAAGACACGACGAAAAGTACGACCGCAGCCGAAAAAA TGGAGCCCACCTCGACATGCGAGAAGTTTTCCTCCGCctgcttttaaaagtaataatttcagCGGTCGTTTTCAGCCTACCAGGAGTAATTACGTTAATTCTCCACATTCCTTTACTAGATCAACACCCGAAAAGAGTAACCTGTACACAGATTTTAGCAG aCCTATTCCTCTTATGGAGTCTGTAGTACAGTACCCGTTACCGCTACcgcaaaataactttaaaccAAGCTTCGTGCCGCTTACGCCACCAAGTTCTCCCACTAAA AGACTGAAAGATAAAGTGACAAATCCCTGTATAGCGACTGTGAACCAAAGTGTTAATAATTGTAAGACTATTGAAGATTTAAGATTCAAAGTATTAAATGACAATACAGCAGCTTCGTCTGTGATAAATCAAAAGCCAAAGACTGTGGAACTGAGACCTCCAAAACTGAGCGAAAGGctcaaaattatttctgaaacgcCGATTGATAACTACACCAATGGTCGTACATCTACGCCTACCCCATCCATTTTTAATGTCCCGCAG GTAGCACCGCCATTAGAGGCTCCCGATTCTCGGAAAGAGCTGGAGATTTATGCTCATGTGCTAAACTTACCATCACCggtttataaaatgtattcaaagaaggaaaagaattCTTCCAAGATCACCATCTATGCCAGCGTGAAA GTTGGTACGCATACGTTCCACACATTTCCGGATGACGCAGCGTCCGAGGAGGAAGCAGAGAAGATTGCTGCACGATTAGCTCTGCTAAATCTGGCTAAGGAATCGTCTAGCCCCGAGGTGACGACCGTCGATACGGAATTGATGAAAGAACGCATTTTGAACATCATAACTCGACATCCGAGTGGGGTCTTTATGCATTTACTACCTGAATATTACAACGAACAATATGGGGAGGCCTTGCCCTTTAATTGGGAAATTATCATTGAGAAATGCTCAGATATAAATCAAGAGAAAGGCGTCGGAGATTCCATGATACTGTGTCGATCCTTCCCGAGTTTGAAA cGGTCGGAAAGCAATTCCACTCCatccaaaaatatttccgaGAATATCTACCCGCCTAACGAGAAGATATTATTGAGCCCGATTGGACCTGCCGCACCGGATGTATTACCAGTACCTGAAACGACCATTTGGCAAGTGTGTACTACTCACGTTGTGAACACCGTCGAAATTTGGGTTCGACTCGGCGATCAAAAT AACGAATTTGTCGATATGATAAATGAAATGACAAGGCACTACAATCAAGTAAATGAACCCATCTCGCCAGTGGCATGCGTAGTCGGCGATTTCTATGCCGTTTTCGAGGATAACTATTGGCACAGAGTTGAATGCACAGATTTTAATGACGAGACCGGAATCGCCACGGTTTTCTTTATCGACGAGGGTTATGAGGAACATTACAAATCTGAAGTTTTGCATCCTTTGGACAAGAAATTTTGCGTTATTCCACGTCAA GCTATCAGAGTAGGTCTTCAAGGATTGAAGGACTTCTGCGACTGCACCCAGATAGTGCCGGAAATTGAAAATCTTCTTATAGTCGATCAATTGTTTTATGTGAAAGTACATAGTATGGACACCGATGAATACGGCTCATACGTACGCATGGTGACTTTTTACGACACCAGCAAAGACGACGAAGATGTCGACATAAATCAACTCTTATTCGAAAAAATCTTGGAGAGCATGGCTGGTGCATTCAAGATGCAT GCGGGGCAGGTGACCGAATTGTCCGTTACGCACATAGATGAGTGCGGTAAAATTTATGCGCAGCTAAACTCGCTCGCTAAAACTGTACTAAACGGTGAAAACATGTCGCAAATGTTTACGAACAAAACGATGACGGTGAATGCGATTAATTTCACGAAAATGTACCTTGTAAAGTGGAATTCGCAGTGGTACAGGGCAAGAGTGACCGATATTCCTGGCGACCAGGAAGTAATGGTATTTCTAATCGATATTGGTCGAACCATTTTGATACCGAGGGAAAATCTGTTTCACATGGACAGAGTCTCGAAGGCTCTGCAGCACATCCCTCCgcag GCGATACAGATCTTTCTGCACAACGTTGACCAATCGAAGTACAGCAAGAAGCTTATAACACGATTTCGTGAATTAGTTTCGGACATGGATTTACTCTTAGCAAAAGTCATCAGGATCACCCCATCTGGAATTCCAGTGGtcgaaattttcaaaagaGTCGCTCCGAGCAATATGTTGGCCTCGATAAATTCATCGTTGATTTATGACGGCGAACTGTCGAA AGTCAACGAAGACGCCAACAACAATACCAAGTCCAAGAAACGTTTGGATCGCAAGGCTTCTCGCACTCCTGAGGCCGTCGGCAAATTGAATCCACCAGTGATTTCCGACATCGGCCAGTATTTTGACGTCCACGTCGCATTGGTCGCGCATCCCGGACATTTTATCGTGCAACCGTTAAACGATGCAAATGAATTAAAA GCAATGATGGTCGATTTGCAAAACTGTTATGAAGCGAACGATAATCTGCCTTTGGAATCTGTCGGCGAAAACAAACTCTACGCGGGAAAATTTCGAAATGATTGGTACAG AGTATACGTTACTAATATTATCAGCGATAATGAAGTATCCGTATATTTCTGCGATTACGGTGACGTGACTATAATATCCCGCAGCAGTTTGCAGCCGTTGAAGAGCAAATTCTTGAAATTGCCGTATCAGGCAGTAAAGGCTAAACTCGTCG GAATAGAGCCAATAAATGTCGACTGGACAGTGAACGATTGCGTTGAATTTAAGAAACTAGTGCTTGAGAAGAATTTTGTCTCTGTAATCGTCGAATCCGTGTTCGATCATCTGTCGCCTGTCAATGGTACTATGCTGGGTTTACGATTGATTGACGTTAGTACCGATAAAGACATATACATTGATAGACTATTGGTAGAAGAGAATCGTGCCAAATACATCGAAGGATTTGAGGGTCTCCCTCCTTAG